Proteins from a genomic interval of Gossypium hirsutum isolate 1008001.06 chromosome A09, Gossypium_hirsutum_v2.1, whole genome shotgun sequence:
- the LOC107935176 gene encoding dual specificity protein phosphatase 1B isoform X2, which translates to MDQIHYSIENEIQERCRVDIYRKFQGNSALCQIEEGLFLGSLGDANNKAALKSSNVTHILTVANLSLPLYPNEFAYKIIEVMDREDTNLMQYFDECFSFIDEAKRLGGGVLVHCFMGISRSVTVVIAYLMKKHGMRFSQALEHIKRRRPQASPNSGFILQLQQFEKTLRGKEYEKTRLDRSALVCRSIFSFFNKKQ; encoded by the exons ATGGATCAGATCCATTATTCCATTGAAAATGAAATACAAGAAAGGTGCAGGGTAGATATATATAGAAAATTTCAAGGAAACAGTGCTCTATGCCAAATTGAAGAG GGCCTTTTTTTGGGTTCCTTGGGTGATGCAAACAATAAGGCTGCATTGAAAAGCTCCAATGTAACGCATATCTTAACCGTGGCTAACCTATCTCTTCCTTTGTATCCAAATGAGTTTGCTTATAAAATTATCGAAG TCATGGACAGGGAAGATACGAATCTAATGCAGTATTTCGACGAGTGTTTCAGTTTCATCGATGAAGCTAAAAGACTAGGTGGTGGTGTTTTGGTTCACTGCTTTATGGGAATATCTAGAAG TGTGACAGTGGTTATTGCTTATCTAATGAAAAAGCATGGTATGAGGTTTTCTCAAGCTTTGGAACATATAAAGCGTAGACGACCTCAAGCATCTCCGAATTCTGGTTTCATTTTACAGCTGCAACAATTTGAAAAAACCCTTCGAG GTAAGGAATATGAAAAGACTCGGCTCGATCGGTCTGCGTTAGTTTGTCGGTCCATTTTCTCCTTCTTCAACAAAAAGCAGTGA
- the LOC107935176 gene encoding dual specificity protein phosphatase 1B isoform X1, translating into MDQIHYSIENEIQERCRVDIYRKFQGNSALCQIEEGLFLGSLGDANNKAALKSSNVTHILTVANLSLPLNMTAMKVLTCRILGALIKFEAVMDREDTNLMQYFDECFSFIDEAKRLGGGVLVHCFMGISRSVTVVIAYLMKKHGMRFSQALEHIKRRRPQASPNSGFILQLQQFEKTLRGKEYEKTRLDRSALVCRSIFSFFNKKQ; encoded by the exons ATGGATCAGATCCATTATTCCATTGAAAATGAAATACAAGAAAGGTGCAGGGTAGATATATATAGAAAATTTCAAGGAAACAGTGCTCTATGCCAAATTGAAGAG GGCCTTTTTTTGGGTTCCTTGGGTGATGCAAACAATAAGGCTGCATTGAAAAGCTCCAATGTAACGCATATCTTAACCGTGGCTAACCTATCTCTTCCTTT AAACATGACAGCAATGAAAGTTTTAACTTGTCGAATTCTTGGTGCTTTGATAAAATTTGAGGCAGTCATGGACAGGGAAGATACGAATCTAATGCAGTATTTCGACGAGTGTTTCAGTTTCATCGATGAAGCTAAAAGACTAGGTGGTGGTGTTTTGGTTCACTGCTTTATGGGAATATCTAGAAG TGTGACAGTGGTTATTGCTTATCTAATGAAAAAGCATGGTATGAGGTTTTCTCAAGCTTTGGAACATATAAAGCGTAGACGACCTCAAGCATCTCCGAATTCTGGTTTCATTTTACAGCTGCAACAATTTGAAAAAACCCTTCGAG GTAAGGAATATGAAAAGACTCGGCTCGATCGGTCTGCGTTAGTTTGTCGGTCCATTTTCTCCTTCTTCAACAAAAAGCAGTGA
- the LOC121206051 gene encoding uncharacterized protein, with the protein MGSRREATSAVTSTLMGLIDDNFNENEENMSGSDVSGSEVSGSDSDASERVTLDGLNMDGIGVDELCDSDDSGRRAKLKALELIEGAHKAQYEKIYEYLLEVRTQNEGTTTICYLDNRLFQRMYVCLQACKDGYRAGCRGIVGLDGCFLKGYYSGYLLAAVGIDANNGIYPLAYAAVESENQASWFWFLELLAMDLEIVSSYHISFTSDKQKGLLEAIYLLWKAARASTTREFDDAMDELRKTNHHAYDWLKKKNPAHWSRSHFSIRSHSNMLVNNLSESFNKVCSITCCGDKYQVECGLGSRHVVDLVQNSCSYRNWDLTGIPCMHALAIIHEKNEFPETYVQTWHSKQTQIQIYSNFVSPVKGPKQWASLSNMLPILPPPLRRPPGRPTKVRRKEPDEP; encoded by the exons ATGGGCAGTAGAAGGGAAGCTACCAGTGCTGTTACATCCACTTTAATGG GTTTAATTGATGACAATTTTAAtgagaatgaagaaaatatgTCTGGTAGTGATGTGTCTGGTAGTGAAGTATCTGGTAGTGATAGTGATGCATCTGAAAGAGTTACTTTAGATGGTTTAAACATGGATGGTATAGGAGTAGATGAACTGTGTGATAGTGATGATTCTGGAAG GAGGGCTAAACTTAAGGCATTGGAATTAATTGAAGGAGCTCATAAGGCTCAATATGAGAAGATTTATGAGTACTTATTGGAGGTTAGGACCCAAAATGAGGGAACAACAACAATCTGTTATTTGGATAACAGATTGTTTCAAAGGATGTATGTCTGTTTGCAAGCATGCAAAGATGGCTATAGGGCTGGTTGTAGGGGGATAGTAGGTTTAGATGGATGTTTCTTAAAGGGCTACTATAGTGGCTACTTGCTTGCAGCTGTTGGGATAGATGCAAATAATGGCATCTATCCACTTGCATATGCTGCTGTCGAAAGTGAAAACCAAGCATCATGGTTTTGGTTCTTGGAGTTGCTTGCAATGGACTTAGAAATTGTGAGCTCGTACCACATATCTTTCACATCTGACAAACAAAAG GGACTTTTGGAAGCAATAT ATTTGCTTTGGAAAGCTGCAAGAGCAAGCACTACAAGAGAGTTCGATGATGCCATGGATGAACTGAGAAAAACCAATCACCATGCTTATGACTGGTTGAAGAAGAAAAACCCTGCTCACTGGTCAAGGTCTCACTTCTCAATTAGGAGCCATTCTAACATGTTGGTGAATAATCTATCTGAATCATTTAACAAG GTGTGTTCCATCACATGCTGTGGGGACAAGTATCAGGTTGAATGTGGTCTAGGCAGCCGGCATGTGGTGGACTTAGTTCAGAATTCCTGCTCCTATAGGAATTGGGATCTCACTGGCATcccttgcatgcatgcattagcTATCATTCATGAAAAAAATGAGTTCCCAGAGACCTATGTACAAACCTGGCACAGCAAGCAAACCCAGATTCAAATTTACTCCAACTTTGTAAGTCCAGTAAAGGGTCCTAAACAATGGGCCTCTTTGTCAAACATGCTACCAATACTACCTCCTCCACTAAGAAGGCCACCTGGCAGACCTACTAAAGTGAGAAGGAAAGAACCTGATGAACCATAA